In Salisediminibacterium beveridgei, one DNA window encodes the following:
- the prmC gene encoding peptide chain release factor N(5)-glutamine methyltransferase, with amino-acid sequence MRSPDMTKRSVSEALFWASSYLKTHEQEAEIARILMCHHTGWSRAKLYSESRAHLAADVDEAFSRDVLRASTGVPVQHITCREMFAGRHYQVNRSVLIPRPETEELVEAIFTALSTEQSTMLSTIGDNGFPVADIGTGSGILAITLALDLPERFKTWTGKDVSVCVTATDISEEALFVAKQNAHTHQAAVTFLAGSFLTPLKESGIRPRLLVSNPPYIPDQDKAVMKENVTGHEPHLALFAGEDGLEAYRQIIRELPDVLHPKGTLLALEIGYNQGDAVSDLLKETLINSSPEVISDINGNERIVIAWLR; translated from the coding sequence ATGCGGAGTCCTGATATGACAAAGCGCTCCGTATCCGAAGCCCTCTTTTGGGCTTCTTCTTATTTAAAAACACATGAGCAGGAAGCAGAAATCGCGCGGATCCTGATGTGTCATCACACCGGCTGGAGCCGGGCAAAATTATACAGTGAAAGTCGGGCGCATCTCGCCGCGGATGTGGACGAAGCTTTTTCAAGGGACGTGTTGCGCGCTTCGACCGGCGTTCCGGTGCAGCACATCACGTGCCGGGAGATGTTCGCTGGACGGCATTATCAGGTAAACCGTTCTGTCTTGATTCCACGCCCGGAAACGGAAGAGCTCGTCGAGGCCATTTTTACGGCCTTATCCACAGAGCAGTCAACAATGTTATCCACAATTGGGGATAACGGCTTTCCGGTGGCCGATATCGGTACCGGGTCAGGCATTCTTGCCATTACCCTCGCACTGGATTTACCAGAGCGCTTCAAAACCTGGACCGGTAAAGATGTTTCTGTTTGCGTGACGGCTACGGACATCAGCGAAGAAGCCCTTTTCGTGGCAAAACAGAATGCGCACACCCATCAGGCAGCGGTAACCTTCCTCGCGGGGAGTTTTTTGACCCCGTTGAAAGAATCAGGGATCCGGCCGAGACTGCTCGTATCGAATCCGCCTTACATCCCGGATCAGGACAAAGCGGTGATGAAGGAAAACGTCACCGGACACGAACCGCATCTGGCGCTCTTTGCCGGTGAGGACGGACTGGAAGCCTATCGGCAGATCATCCGGGAACTGCCGGACGTGCTTCATCCGAAGGGAACGCTTCTGGCCCTCGAAATCGGATACAACCAAGGGGATGCGGTCAGTGATCTTTTGAAAGAAACCTTGATAAACAGCTCGCCTGAGGTCATCAGCGACATCAATGGCAATGAACGGATTGTCATCGCATGGTTGCGCTGA
- a CDS encoding AtpZ/AtpI family protein, with protein MSKETKQRQLVRAFALMTTISAYFTGPVLLGVFGGLWLESRYDGSGLYLVGGMLLGLVTGIFGIFRVIRQFYRDGDDTE; from the coding sequence ATGTCCAAAGAGACGAAGCAACGCCAGCTGGTTCGCGCATTTGCACTCATGACCACCATCAGCGCCTATTTTACCGGACCCGTTCTTTTGGGGGTCTTTGGCGGACTGTGGCTTGAATCCCGTTATGATGGGAGTGGTCTGTATCTGGTCGGAGGCATGCTCTTGGGTCTTGTCACAGGCATCTTCGGCATTTTCCGCGTCATTCGTCAGTTCTATAGAGACGGAGACGATACAGAATGA
- a CDS encoding methyl-accepting chemotaxis protein, which yields MDTTAYRFSITKKMVLGISLVAIITYTASAFFIFYLYDIIGDQLGLNENTFMALTLVLGVAWTAVLGYLGSLVIVKPLRKIEAAARQVAQGDIREKVDVPKSDDELRGLAIAYNDMIDSLSEMIHDVNDTFQLTNQRVLDIKEASSEAANQAETISQTVDDISNGAQESSSSIQATAEAMEDVRGTAESVQSHAEKSGELSRGMVASLNESQAVIASLVTGIQQLAEKNETSLTAVQRLDDNARKVGEIISLVGDIAEQTNLLALNASIEAARAGEHGKGFAVVADEVRKLADQSGNAVQGITDLIQTIQSDVTNVVAQITEQVKSANHEAEKGTKTNEAIVTMGESVTEVAEAVQEILQLVESQVSTIERTATEAQTVAGIAEQTAAGTADVTASTEEQTAVMQEVASSAEMLLEQAKSLKASIEKFSINEAATASKGE from the coding sequence ATGGATACGACGGCTTACCGCTTCAGCATTACCAAAAAGATGGTGCTCGGCATCAGCTTAGTTGCAATCATTACATACACGGCAAGCGCTTTTTTTATTTTTTATTTATACGATATCATCGGTGACCAACTCGGGTTAAATGAGAACACCTTCATGGCCCTGACGCTCGTATTGGGCGTGGCCTGGACAGCGGTGCTCGGGTATCTCGGGTCACTGGTTATCGTCAAACCGCTCAGAAAAATAGAGGCCGCAGCCCGGCAAGTGGCACAGGGCGATATACGTGAGAAAGTGGACGTGCCGAAATCCGATGATGAACTTCGCGGCCTCGCCATTGCATACAATGACATGATTGACAGCCTCTCGGAGATGATCCACGACGTGAACGACACTTTTCAATTGACGAATCAACGGGTATTGGATATAAAAGAAGCATCAAGCGAAGCGGCGAATCAGGCAGAGACGATCAGCCAGACGGTCGACGACATCTCCAACGGCGCTCAGGAATCGTCGTCCTCCATTCAGGCCACCGCAGAAGCGATGGAAGACGTCCGGGGGACCGCAGAAAGCGTACAGAGCCACGCGGAAAAATCCGGGGAACTGTCCCGGGGAATGGTGGCAAGTTTGAACGAATCACAAGCCGTCATTGCATCTCTCGTCACCGGCATTCAGCAGTTGGCGGAGAAAAATGAAACGTCCCTCACAGCCGTTCAGCGCCTTGACGACAATGCCCGAAAAGTCGGGGAGATCATTTCTCTCGTCGGTGACATTGCTGAACAGACCAATCTTCTCGCGTTGAATGCTTCCATTGAAGCAGCCCGCGCCGGGGAACACGGCAAAGGATTTGCCGTTGTGGCAGACGAAGTCCGAAAACTTGCGGACCAGTCGGGGAACGCCGTTCAGGGCATCACAGATCTGATTCAGACCATCCAGTCCGACGTGACCAATGTCGTTGCCCAGATCACCGAACAGGTGAAATCCGCCAATCACGAAGCGGAGAAAGGGACGAAGACGAATGAAGCCATCGTCACGATGGGCGAAAGTGTGACCGAAGTGGCCGAGGCCGTCCAGGAAATTCTGCAGCTCGTTGAAAGCCAGGTAAGTACCATTGAGCGCACCGCGACCGAGGCACAGACCGTTGCAGGCATTGCCGAACAAACTGCTGCCGGCACCGCAGACGTGACCGCAAGTACGGAAGAACAGACGGCTGTCATGCAGGAAGTGGCCTCCTCGGCGGAAATGCTCCTCGAGCAGGCAAAATCCCTGAAGGCCAGCATCGAAAAATTCAGTATTAACGAAGCGGCAACCGCTTCGAAAGGAGAATAA
- a CDS encoding serine hydroxymethyltransferase: MRTLERRDLVELKAQDAEVFAAIEAERKRQQDNIELIASENFVSEAVMETQGSVLTNKYAEGYPEKRYYGGCEHVDVAENLARDRAKQIFGAEHANVQPHSGAQANMAVYYALLEHGDTVLGMNLSHGGHLTHGSPVNFSGKQFNFVDYGVDKDTGLLEYEDVLAKAREHQPKMIVAGASAYPREIDFARFREIADEVGAYLMVDMAHIAGLVATGEHQSPVPYADVVTTTTHKTLRGPRGGMILCKEEYAKKVDKSIFPGVQGGPLMHVIAAKAVSFGEVLTDDFKAYTKQIKLNARALAESLIAEGVNLVSSGTDNHLVLLDLRGLELTGKVAEAALDSVGITTNKNTIPFDPESPFVTSGIRIGTAAITSRGFDEKDATTVGKIIALVLKNHDNPEALNDARKAVQDMTGRYPLYER, encoded by the coding sequence ATGAGAACATTGGAACGTCGAGATCTCGTTGAGTTAAAAGCACAGGATGCTGAAGTGTTCGCTGCCATCGAAGCGGAGCGAAAGCGCCAGCAGGACAACATCGAACTGATTGCCTCGGAAAACTTCGTGTCCGAAGCAGTCATGGAAACCCAGGGCTCCGTTCTGACCAACAAATACGCCGAAGGCTATCCGGAGAAGCGCTATTACGGAGGCTGTGAACACGTGGATGTCGCTGAAAATCTCGCCCGCGACCGGGCCAAGCAGATTTTCGGCGCGGAGCACGCGAACGTGCAGCCACACTCGGGCGCACAGGCAAACATGGCGGTGTACTATGCGTTGCTCGAGCATGGGGACACGGTTCTCGGCATGAACCTCTCGCATGGAGGACACCTGACGCACGGAAGTCCGGTGAACTTCAGCGGCAAGCAGTTCAATTTCGTCGACTACGGCGTGGACAAAGACACCGGACTGCTTGAATATGAAGACGTTTTGGCGAAAGCTCGTGAGCATCAGCCGAAGATGATCGTTGCAGGCGCAAGTGCCTATCCGCGTGAAATTGATTTCGCCCGTTTCCGCGAAATCGCCGACGAAGTCGGTGCGTACCTGATGGTCGACATGGCCCATATTGCAGGACTTGTTGCGACAGGAGAACATCAGAGTCCTGTGCCGTATGCCGATGTGGTAACCACCACGACCCACAAGACCCTTCGCGGCCCACGCGGTGGGATGATCCTCTGTAAAGAGGAGTATGCCAAGAAAGTGGACAAGTCCATTTTCCCAGGTGTTCAGGGTGGTCCATTGATGCACGTTATTGCAGCGAAGGCTGTGTCGTTCGGTGAAGTGTTGACCGATGACTTCAAGGCATACACGAAGCAGATTAAACTCAATGCAAGAGCGCTTGCTGAGTCATTGATAGCGGAAGGTGTGAACCTCGTGTCATCCGGCACAGACAATCACCTCGTGCTGCTCGATCTCAGAGGGCTGGAGCTGACCGGTAAAGTGGCCGAAGCTGCGCTTGATTCGGTGGGAATCACGACGAATAAAAATACGATCCCGTTCGATCCGGAGAGCCCGTTTGTAACAAGCGGTATCCGCATCGGGACAGCGGCGATCACATCCCGTGGATTCGATGAAAAAGACGCCACGACCGTCGGCAAAATCATCGCCCTGGTCTTGAAGAATCACGACAACCCGGAAGCCTTGAACGACGCCCGCAAAGCCGTTCAGGATATGACCGGACGCTACCCGCTTTACGAGCGGTAA
- the wecB gene encoding non-hydrolyzing UDP-N-acetylglucosamine 2-epimerase, with translation MPKRKKIMTIFGTRPEAIKMCPLVKQLEQTDDLEAITVVTGQHREMLDQVLKIFDVTPDEDLNIMQARQTLTDVTTRALEGLDEAMKRLKPDMVLVHGDTTTTFVASLAAYYNQIAVGHVEAGLRTWNKYSPFPEEMNRQLTGVISDLHFAPTQKAEGNLLEEGKKPEGIFITGNTAIDALQTTVTDSYTHDSLDKIGDDRLILVTAHRRENLGQPMRNMFRAIKRLVEENSDLQVIYPVHLNPVVREMADDVLGNDPRIQLIEPLGVRDFHNFASRAHIILTDSGGVQEEAPSLGVPVLVLRDTTERPEGIEAGTLKLSGTNEEDIYRDAALLLNNDEAYKAMSRASNPYGDGQASGRIVEAIRYYYGLRDDRVTSFRPL, from the coding sequence ATGCCAAAACGTAAAAAAATCATGACCATCTTCGGGACACGTCCCGAAGCCATAAAAATGTGCCCGCTGGTCAAACAGCTGGAACAAACCGACGACCTCGAAGCCATCACCGTTGTCACCGGACAGCACCGGGAAATGCTTGATCAGGTGCTGAAAATCTTTGACGTGACACCGGACGAGGATCTGAACATTATGCAGGCCCGGCAGACCCTCACGGACGTGACCACCCGCGCTCTCGAAGGCCTTGACGAGGCGATGAAACGGTTGAAACCGGACATGGTGCTTGTGCACGGCGACACGACAACAACCTTTGTGGCAAGTCTTGCTGCATACTACAATCAGATTGCCGTAGGTCACGTGGAGGCGGGGCTCAGAACGTGGAATAAATACTCACCGTTCCCGGAAGAAATGAACCGCCAGCTCACCGGTGTCATCAGCGATCTGCACTTTGCGCCGACGCAAAAAGCCGAAGGGAACCTGCTCGAAGAAGGCAAAAAGCCGGAAGGGATTTTTATTACCGGCAATACCGCCATCGATGCCCTGCAGACGACCGTTACTGATTCATACACCCATGACAGTCTTGATAAAATCGGTGATGACCGTTTGATTCTGGTTACGGCGCACCGGCGGGAGAACCTGGGACAGCCAATGCGGAACATGTTCCGCGCAATCAAACGTCTCGTCGAAGAAAACAGCGATTTGCAGGTGATCTACCCGGTGCACCTCAATCCGGTTGTCCGCGAAATGGCCGATGACGTTCTCGGTAATGATCCGCGTATTCAGCTGATCGAGCCGCTTGGCGTCAGGGATTTTCACAACTTTGCCTCGCGGGCACACATCATTTTGACCGATTCCGGTGGCGTTCAAGAAGAAGCCCCGTCGCTCGGCGTGCCCGTTCTCGTGTTAAGGGATACAACGGAACGACCGGAAGGAATCGAAGCAGGAACCTTAAAGCTCTCCGGAACAAACGAAGAAGATATCTACCGGGATGCGGCCCTTCTGCTGAACAATGATGAAGCATACAAGGCGATGTCGAGAGCCTCAAACCCATATGGGGATGGTCAGGCATCCGGGCGCATCGTGGAAGCGATCCGGTATTATTACGGATTGCGTGACGATCGTGTGACGTCATTTCGCCCCCTTTAA
- a CDS encoding GGDEF and EAL domain-containing protein, which produces MNEYGKGENLIYTDLLHWVKRPGMAHFNALFKGSAHAVLVLDARQHVVYCNPQFTSLFGHQREDIVEKPVLGLFQDSGGALSPPNTLDRVFKGEMVIAETERQDIEKKRVPVHLFAYPLIDDDQVTGAVVTYIDRTVAEGNREMALLFERSLKNINDGVMITDQSGTIIWVNQAFERITGYSEEEAKGQNPRILNAGVHTKAYFNAMWQSLENRGFWRGEIWNRRKDQSVYRQRLSTSRMQSPDGETYYIAVIHELSDPDDIQERLATLETTDPVTGLSNRGTMKSFIRRKLNRSDYNQDRFAVLTIEITNFHEINDTIGHSFGDKLLKAIADRLLTLVPDPDCLGRIGGDDFLVVLDGEGDELDAPINGLVEQLEQAFAIEDTMIYIQPSVGVSRFPVDCDDTDDLMQTATLAVGYARESVVDHVSYFSKTKADEIRRRFLIANQLKGAAKRQEWELVYQPIVDVLTGNLVKVEALLRWQSHELGRVSPGEFIPIAEKTGQIIDIGKWVLEDVCSQLAYWRKTGRNAVPVSVNLSVRQLEQESFSTGFKGILKHWRIPSEWIQVEITETLSKGNLPRILVNLNALSRMGIRIAIDDFGTGYSSFSYLTELGLNDMKVDQSFIRATAQEADTEKLVRAMLQIAEGLGLQTVAEGVETECHHEKIKALGFTYGQGYYYARPQRAEVFEREWLTTKQNKSI; this is translated from the coding sequence ATGAATGAGTACGGCAAAGGAGAGAATCTGATCTACACGGACCTTTTACACTGGGTAAAACGGCCAGGGATGGCGCACTTTAATGCGCTCTTTAAAGGCAGTGCACATGCGGTTTTAGTTCTCGACGCCAGGCAGCATGTCGTGTACTGCAATCCGCAGTTCACCAGTTTATTCGGTCATCAGCGGGAGGATATTGTCGAAAAACCGGTATTGGGGCTGTTTCAAGATAGCGGAGGGGCATTGAGTCCGCCGAACACACTCGATCGTGTGTTTAAAGGTGAAATGGTGATTGCTGAAACGGAACGGCAGGACATCGAAAAGAAACGGGTTCCGGTCCACTTGTTCGCCTACCCGCTGATCGATGACGATCAGGTCACCGGGGCAGTGGTGACGTATATTGACCGCACCGTGGCAGAGGGAAACCGTGAAATGGCGCTGCTGTTTGAGCGCTCCTTGAAAAATATTAATGACGGTGTGATGATTACCGATCAGAGCGGGACGATCATCTGGGTCAATCAGGCATTTGAGCGGATTACAGGCTACAGTGAAGAAGAAGCAAAGGGACAGAACCCGAGGATTCTGAACGCAGGCGTCCATACGAAGGCGTATTTCAATGCCATGTGGCAGTCACTCGAGAACCGGGGTTTTTGGCGCGGGGAAATTTGGAACAGGCGTAAGGACCAGTCCGTCTACCGCCAGCGGCTGTCGACTTCTCGTATGCAGAGCCCTGACGGGGAAACGTACTACATTGCAGTCATTCATGAGTTGTCCGACCCGGATGATATCCAGGAACGACTGGCCACTCTGGAGACAACTGACCCTGTGACGGGGCTGTCAAACCGGGGGACGATGAAGTCGTTTATCCGGCGGAAACTCAACCGGTCCGATTACAATCAGGACCGGTTTGCAGTCTTGACGATCGAAATCACCAATTTTCACGAGATTAACGATACGATCGGGCACAGCTTCGGAGACAAGCTTTTGAAAGCGATTGCAGATCGCCTCTTGACCCTTGTACCGGATCCCGATTGCCTTGGCAGAATCGGAGGCGATGATTTCCTCGTGGTTCTTGACGGGGAAGGGGATGAACTGGACGCGCCGATTAATGGACTGGTCGAACAGCTCGAGCAGGCATTTGCCATTGAAGACACGATGATTTACATTCAGCCGTCCGTCGGTGTGAGCCGGTTTCCGGTCGACTGTGATGACACAGATGATCTGATGCAGACGGCAACACTGGCTGTAGGCTATGCCCGGGAATCGGTCGTTGATCATGTCAGCTATTTTTCGAAGACAAAAGCGGATGAGATCCGCAGACGGTTTTTGATTGCGAACCAGTTGAAAGGTGCCGCAAAACGTCAGGAATGGGAGCTGGTGTACCAGCCGATCGTGGATGTTCTTACTGGCAATCTGGTCAAAGTGGAAGCGCTCCTCAGATGGCAGAGTCATGAACTCGGCCGCGTTTCACCGGGGGAGTTCATCCCCATCGCCGAAAAAACAGGACAGATCATTGACATCGGGAAGTGGGTGCTTGAGGATGTCTGCAGTCAGTTGGCTTATTGGAGAAAAACAGGACGCAATGCCGTCCCGGTATCGGTGAACCTCTCCGTCCGTCAGCTTGAACAAGAGTCTTTTTCCACAGGGTTCAAAGGTATCCTGAAGCATTGGCGTATCCCTTCAGAATGGATCCAGGTGGAAATCACTGAAACCCTGTCAAAAGGCAATCTTCCCCGTATACTCGTTAACCTGAACGCACTGAGCCGAATGGGCATCCGGATTGCCATCGACGATTTCGGTACCGGCTATTCCTCTTTTTCATATCTGACAGAGCTTGGGTTAAATGATATGAAAGTGGATCAGTCGTTCATTCGGGCCACTGCACAGGAAGCGGATACGGAGAAACTGGTCCGGGCCATGCTGCAAATCGCGGAAGGGCTTGGTCTTCAAACCGTGGCAGAGGGCGTGGAGACCGAATGTCATCATGAGAAAATTAAAGCACTCGGTTTCACCTATGGTCAGGGCTACTACTACGCTCGGCCGCAACGAGCTGAAGTCTTCGAACGGGAGTGGCTTACGACGAAGCAAAACAAGTCCATCTGA
- a CDS encoding L-threonylcarbamoyladenylate synthase produces the protein MVLKTTVRSVGKVVDNAVNKSIDPAIEQAAALIRGGEVVAFPTETVYGLGGDATNDAAIKRIFAAKGRPADNPLIVHVASVEEAADYTRDIPLLARELMDAFWPGPLTIILPHNGTLSPLVTAGLDTVGLRMPAHPVARQLIAATGRPLAAPSSNRSGRPSPTEAAHVLDDLNGRIPMILDGGSAGVGLESTVVEVIGQTVMVLRPGGVTLEELRQVSSDVVVDPALSIAKEAPRSPGMKYTHYAPEVPLFLVEGELDALKQAIEEAKLDGARTGALVVDEWLGLSGADQEVTLGKRVDLHAIGRELYRALREFKARDVDILFTCTFPDDHLGGAIMNRLTKASEGIQKSDA, from the coding sequence ATGGTTTTGAAAACGACTGTACGTTCTGTGGGTAAAGTTGTGGATAACGCTGTGAATAAATCGATTGATCCGGCGATTGAACAGGCTGCGGCACTGATTCGTGGCGGAGAAGTGGTCGCATTCCCTACAGAAACCGTCTACGGGCTCGGCGGTGACGCGACCAATGATGCGGCGATCAAACGGATCTTCGCCGCGAAAGGCCGGCCGGCGGATAACCCGTTGATCGTGCACGTAGCCTCGGTGGAAGAAGCGGCGGACTATACCCGCGACATCCCTTTGTTGGCCCGTGAATTAATGGATGCTTTCTGGCCGGGGCCGCTGACGATCATCCTGCCCCACAACGGGACACTCTCGCCCTTAGTGACTGCCGGTCTTGATACGGTTGGCCTGCGTATGCCGGCGCACCCGGTTGCCAGACAGCTGATTGCAGCGACGGGCCGGCCGCTGGCCGCACCGAGCAGTAACCGTTCGGGCCGGCCGAGTCCAACGGAGGCGGCACATGTGTTAGACGACTTGAATGGGCGGATCCCGATGATTCTTGACGGTGGCTCTGCAGGGGTCGGACTGGAATCGACGGTTGTGGAAGTGATCGGTCAAACGGTTATGGTCCTGCGTCCTGGCGGGGTCACACTCGAGGAACTGCGGCAGGTGAGCAGTGATGTAGTCGTTGACCCCGCACTTTCCATTGCAAAAGAGGCGCCGCGATCGCCCGGGATGAAATATACCCATTACGCACCGGAAGTCCCCTTATTCCTCGTGGAAGGGGAACTCGATGCCCTCAAACAGGCAATCGAAGAAGCGAAACTCGATGGTGCGAGAACCGGCGCACTCGTTGTCGATGAATGGCTCGGACTCTCCGGTGCCGACCAGGAAGTCACACTCGGAAAACGGGTGGATCTCCATGCGATCGGACGGGAGTTGTACCGCGCACTTCGCGAGTTCAAAGCGCGCGATGTGGATATTCTCTTCACTTGCACCTTCCCGGATGATCACCTCGGCGGGGCGATCATGAACCGGTTGACGAAAGCCAGTGAGGGCATACAAAAGTCAGATGCGTAA
- the rpiB gene encoding ribose 5-phosphate isomerase B gives MKIVIGSDHAGFNLKSDIIKVVEELGHDVTDVGCDSAESVDYADFGIKASEMVANGEMDRGIVICGTGIGMSMSANKVKGIRCALVHDLFTAKATREHNDSNVLAMGERIIGPGLAQEIARTWLTTDFEGGRHERRIMKVMNYENGQPID, from the coding sequence ATGAAAATTGTGATCGGTTCAGACCATGCAGGATTTAATTTAAAAAGCGATATCATCAAAGTCGTCGAAGAATTGGGGCACGACGTAACCGACGTCGGCTGCGACAGCGCAGAATCTGTGGACTACGCCGACTTTGGCATCAAAGCCTCGGAAATGGTGGCGAATGGTGAAATGGACCGCGGGATCGTCATCTGCGGCACCGGCATCGGCATGTCGATGTCAGCCAACAAAGTGAAAGGCATCCGCTGCGCCCTGGTACACGACCTCTTCACCGCCAAAGCGACCCGGGAACACAACGACTCCAACGTCCTCGCCATGGGCGAACGCATCATCGGACCGGGCCTCGCCCAGGAAATTGCCCGCACCTGGCTGACCACCGACTTTGAAGGCGGACGCCACGAACGCCGCATCATGAAAGTCATGAACTACGAAAACGGCCAGCCAATCGACTGA
- the upp gene encoding uracil phosphoribosyltransferase encodes MGKVYVFDHPLIQHKLTFIRKKETGTKEFREMTNEIAGLMAYEITRHLPLRDVEVETPVATAQCKTISGKKLGIIPILRAGLGMVDGILELIPAVKVGHIGLYRDPETLMPVEYYVKLPKDVSEREMIVVDPMLATGGSAIEAVNVLKRNGARNIKLMCLVAAPEGVDKMKEAHPDVDIYLAAMDERLNEKGYIVPGLGDAGDRLFGTK; translated from the coding sequence ATGGGGAAAGTGTACGTTTTTGACCATCCGTTGATTCAGCACAAACTGACCTTTATTCGCAAAAAAGAAACCGGAACAAAAGAATTCCGGGAAATGACCAATGAAATTGCCGGTCTTATGGCTTATGAAATTACCCGCCACCTCCCGCTTCGTGATGTGGAAGTGGAAACACCGGTTGCCACAGCCCAGTGCAAAACGATTTCAGGGAAAAAGCTCGGGATTATTCCGATCCTCCGCGCAGGTCTTGGCATGGTGGACGGGATTCTTGAACTCATCCCGGCAGTGAAAGTGGGTCACATCGGCCTTTATCGCGACCCTGAAACCTTGATGCCTGTGGAATACTACGTGAAGTTACCGAAAGATGTTTCTGAACGCGAAATGATCGTCGTCGACCCGATGCTTGCGACAGGCGGTTCAGCCATTGAAGCGGTCAACGTCCTCAAGCGTAACGGTGCAAGAAACATCAAACTGATGTGTCTCGTTGCTGCACCGGAAGGCGTCGACAAAATGAAAGAAGCCCACCCGGATGTGGATATCTACCTTGCAGCCATGGACGAAAGACTGAACGAAAAAGGCTATATCGTTCCAGGCCTGGGTGATGCAGGCGACCGCCTTTTCGGAACAAAATAA
- a CDS encoding TIGR01440 family protein: protein MSAHEWTTTLTTALDELQEQANLKPGQLLVAGVSTSEVRGAKIGSNSADEVASALFEAFAAFAEKTGAVLAFQGCEHINRAVTVPRSYAEKHGLEPVTVVPVKKAGGSMAAHAYRHLEDPVVVEGVKADAGIDIGDTLIGMQLKAVAVPVRTSITDIGEAHVTFARTRPKLIGGARAAYALDA from the coding sequence ATGTCAGCACATGAATGGACAACCACCCTCACCACAGCACTCGATGAACTCCAGGAACAAGCGAACCTGAAACCAGGCCAACTCCTCGTCGCAGGCGTCAGTACCAGTGAAGTCCGCGGTGCCAAAATCGGCAGCAACAGCGCCGACGAAGTGGCATCAGCCCTTTTTGAAGCCTTCGCCGCATTCGCGGAAAAAACCGGCGCAGTGCTCGCTTTTCAGGGCTGCGAACACATTAATCGGGCGGTTACGGTACCGAGGAGCTATGCCGAAAAACACGGCCTTGAACCCGTCACGGTGGTTCCCGTGAAAAAAGCCGGCGGATCGATGGCAGCCCATGCCTACCGGCACCTTGAGGACCCTGTTGTCGTTGAAGGCGTGAAAGCAGACGCCGGAATCGACATCGGTGATACGCTGATTGGCATGCAGTTAAAAGCTGTCGCCGTTCCCGTCAGGACGAGCATCACAGACATTGGCGAAGCCCATGTCACCTTTGCCCGCACCCGACCGAAACTCATCGGCGGCGCGCGTGCTGCTTATGCGTTAGATGCGTAA
- a CDS encoding arsenate reductase/protein-tyrosine-phosphatase family protein produces MTRVLFVCTGNTCRSPMAEALLEHRNKTDHVEADSAALHGLEGVPMSEGTRRVLQTRGIMESHQSKILDEFRLRSADIVLAMTESHKQSLIDQFPEAVEKVFTLKEYTADDPELLDKMEQLKAQYAEMELERAKILAEHQGEVETYNEEGTLSNQSKIEEKLLNALLPYQSAIDKLQWDMPSLDIPDPFGGEEEEYEAVYEEINQAITRLLEKIEN; encoded by the coding sequence ATGACAAGAGTGCTGTTTGTCTGCACGGGTAATACGTGCAGAAGTCCGATGGCGGAGGCTCTGCTCGAGCATCGGAATAAAACTGATCACGTGGAAGCGGATTCTGCTGCCTTGCACGGGCTGGAAGGTGTACCCATGTCCGAAGGCACCAGACGCGTCCTGCAGACCCGGGGAATCATGGAGAGTCATCAGTCTAAAATCCTCGATGAATTCCGGCTTCGAAGCGCGGACATTGTCCTGGCCATGACAGAGAGTCATAAACAAAGCCTGATCGATCAGTTCCCGGAAGCTGTGGAGAAAGTGTTTACGCTGAAAGAGTACACGGCGGATGATCCGGAGCTTTTGGACAAAATGGAACAGTTGAAGGCTCAGTATGCTGAAATGGAACTCGAGCGCGCGAAAATTCTCGCAGAGCATCAGGGGGAAGTGGAGACGTATAACGAAGAAGGCACGCTCTCCAATCAGAGTAAGATCGAAGAAAAACTCCTCAATGCCTTGCTGCCGTATCAGTCAGCGATCGATAAGCTTCAGTGGGACATGCCGTCACTGGATATTCCCGACCCGTTTGGTGGCGAAGAAGAAGAGTACGAAGCCGTTTATGAAGAAATCAACCAGGCCATTACGCGACTTCTGGAAAAAATTGAAAACTGA